The stretch of DNA GGTTGATGTGACTGCAACTCCATTATTAATTAGAAGCTAAATCTGAAGTACTCACTAAGTTGAGCAGTGGTTAACCCACTAAGATTTAGATATGAAGCGTTCTCTCACGGATTGGTTTATCAATTAAACAGCGCTCTAGCTAGGTAAACCGCAAAAAATAGAATCAACACAACTTTGTTAAGTACTTCCAGCTTAAGGTTTGCAACATGTGTTTGATGCTCCAAACCTATCATCTATGTTTAGGTGTGCTGCCACAGATATCCATACGGACCAGCCTGCTCCTTGGGGGCTGTGTGTACTCTAGTATGTTGTTTCTGACCTAAGACTTCAATATGTGTGGTTCCTCCTGTAGCTAGATCTCAAGCTAGCTCTGTTAGTCCTCACTGATTGTACTAACAACATTTCCTTTGAGCTTGATGTTTGTGCGATTCTGATGCCAACTTGTATTGTTGCTTTTGTGTTGAAATATGAAATCTCTAACAAAAGCACAGCAGACCAAGCAGATGGCAGTAATACTATTATTACTCATTTAAAAATATCCTCCTATAactaaaatatttatcttacaCCTATCCAGCAAACTATGTGTCATGTGTCTTCCATAAAAAAATTCCAAAGAAACATTGCGGATCAAGTAAGATAATCTGTATAATCTCACATAAAGGAAACCATACATCCTTTCATTTGGTTGGCCACTTCTATTTCAGGAAGTATAACTGGGAAATTGATCATAGTTGTCAGATGCTCATAGTACAATTAAATTTTTTTATCTGCAAGGCTATATAAAAGGCTCTTGATTAGGCTAGCATAGTCAGAGGCAGGGAACAGAAACAACATCTATAATAGGGAATTGCATCCAATGAATATCAAGGGGATATATACCTCTGGTGTAGCCGCCGACAACGACATTCGACGGTTGGACGGACGTTCTTGTTCCTCCGGCGAGCTCGGCGGCGACATTGGATGTTTCGACGAAAATTGCAATTTCGACGAGATTTGAGGGAGCTTCTGGTCCAAGGACGCAACCTGATGGAGATTCCGTCCGAGGACCCTTCCTTCTTATACCAGACAAATCAAATCCGGGTCAAGAAATCCATTGATTGTAGTTGGAGAAGGACACGGTCTCCAATCATGACACGGGAGCAGCAACTCGGACATTGAGAAGGATACGGCGAGGCGGGCAGGTCACAACGACGTGTGCTCGTGCTCGAGCCCCTGCATCCGCACGCGCGCCTGGGGAGCACGTTTCTGACCAGCTTGCTCTTCTCGTCCTGGTGCACCTTCCTGAATCCTAACGAGGAATGAGACGGACGGTGAGCGGCAAGCACGCCACGAGAGAGGGGGCGACGAGGAAGAAAGTTGTACCGAAGCTGGTGGCGTGGGAGTGAAGGTCGCGTGGCTGGCAGTGGTGGCTGCCGGCAGGAGGTggccgtggcggcggcggtggctagAGGACGCGAGCCTCGTCGCGGCTGCTCGCAGGGCCATGCCCTTCCTTCCTTGGCAGAGCGAGACGGGGGAGAATGGGAGCACGGGAGCGTCCCCCTCCCAGGCgctccttcttctcctccgcgGCTCACCGCCGCCGTGAGGCCTCCTGCCGCCGCCCCCTAACGACACGGGAGCGACTCTGCCGCGCAGAGCGCTCACCTCCTTATCTTGTGCGCCGAGGCTGGAAAGTAATGTATTTTTTATTTTTCGGACTAACTAAAGTAGAGGACCAGAATTCGTACTCCCACATACATTGATTAGAATAAAATAAGGTCCGACTTCACCCTCTTAAAATCAAGCGGAAAATGATTAAATtagaaaagaaaaagggaaaaaacAGCCGTAGGATGAAGTGGGAGCACGGATGAGAGCATGAAGAGGGAGCAAGCAAGCCGGATCCAAAGTAGAGAAGCCGTGCTCGTGTGTTTCTTTTTTTAGTCAACTGCTCGCCCGTGCGTCGAAGGTTTTTtttagcatcagtacagacacaagcgctcataaacacacgcatacactcaccccttgaatgcacacacgcacaccctacccctatgagcacttCCGAAAGACTAAGCCGGCACATCATCTCGAGATTTACGAaatcaccgtaggcgcctcgtcgtcaacagaaacgtctcctccca from Triticum urartu cultivar G1812 chromosome 3, Tu2.1, whole genome shotgun sequence encodes:
- the LOC125544004 gene encoding uncharacterized protein LOC125544004, encoding MALRAAATRLASSSHRRRHGHLLPAATTASHATFTPTPPASDSGRCTRTRRASWSETCSPGARADAGARARAHVVVTCPPRQGRVLGRNLHQVASLDQKLPQISSKLQFSSKHPMSPPSSPEEQERPSNRRMSLSAATPEQSKCEEVQSRCMFLRFRGRVNWEVACHTFAVNLPHRCLP